From Micromonospora echinospora, one genomic window encodes:
- a CDS encoding ABC transporter substrate-binding protein, producing MGANPRRRLAAIALVAATALLAPTACGGSDEPAEGGKITLTVDVFGQFGYEELYREYEAANPNIKIVERGTGGNLDEYSPKLTQWLAAGKGAGDVVAIEEGLMVEYKANPDNFVNLLDHGAGELKGNFLEWNWNQGLTADGKHLIGLGTDVGGMAICYRKDLFAKAGLPTERDEVSKLWPTWADYIKVGEQFKAKNTGASFLDAATNIFNTIVLQAAGNGPGYHYYDTSGKLVVDSNPAVRQAWDTTMDIVDSGLSGKYGSWSEEWVSAFKQAKFATIACPAWMTGVIEGNAGPAAKGKWDIARVPGEGGNWGGSHLAVPKQSKHQAEAIALVKFLTDAKGQIGAFKTKGRLPSSTQALTDPAILDAKNPYFSDAPVGQIFAEGAKTLKPVYMGPKNQAVRTEVENAVRTVELGQRSPEEGWKDAVNNAKKAADK from the coding sequence ATGGGTGCCAATCCGCGCCGCCGCCTTGCGGCGATCGCCCTGGTCGCGGCCACCGCGTTGCTCGCCCCCACCGCCTGCGGCGGGAGCGACGAGCCCGCCGAGGGCGGCAAGATCACACTGACCGTCGACGTCTTCGGCCAGTTCGGCTACGAGGAGCTGTACCGGGAGTACGAGGCCGCCAACCCCAACATCAAGATCGTCGAGCGGGGCACCGGCGGCAACCTGGACGAGTACTCGCCGAAGCTGACCCAGTGGCTGGCCGCCGGCAAGGGGGCCGGGGACGTGGTCGCCATCGAAGAGGGGCTGATGGTCGAGTACAAGGCCAACCCCGACAACTTCGTCAACCTGCTCGACCACGGCGCCGGTGAGCTGAAGGGCAACTTCCTGGAGTGGAACTGGAACCAGGGCCTCACCGCCGACGGCAAGCACCTCATCGGTCTCGGCACCGACGTCGGCGGCATGGCGATCTGCTACCGCAAGGACCTCTTCGCCAAGGCCGGCCTGCCCACCGAACGGGACGAGGTCTCCAAGCTCTGGCCGACCTGGGCGGACTACATCAAGGTCGGTGAGCAGTTCAAGGCGAAGAACACCGGCGCCTCCTTCCTCGACGCGGCGACCAACATCTTCAACACCATCGTGCTCCAGGCCGCCGGCAACGGGCCGGGCTACCACTACTACGACACCAGCGGCAAGCTGGTGGTCGACAGCAACCCGGCGGTCCGCCAGGCCTGGGACACCACGATGGACATCGTCGACTCCGGGCTCTCCGGCAAGTACGGCTCCTGGTCCGAGGAGTGGGTCTCCGCGTTCAAGCAGGCCAAGTTCGCCACCATCGCCTGCCCGGCCTGGATGACCGGGGTCATCGAGGGCAACGCCGGCCCGGCCGCCAAGGGCAAGTGGGACATCGCCCGGGTGCCCGGCGAGGGCGGCAACTGGGGTGGCTCGCACCTGGCCGTGCCGAAGCAGAGCAAGCACCAGGCCGAGGCGATCGCACTGGTCAAGTTCCTGACCGACGCCAAGGGGCAGATCGGCGCGTTCAAGACCAAGGGCCGACTGCCGTCGTCCACCCAGGCGCTGACCGACCCGGCGATCCTCGACGCGAAGAACCCGTACTTCTCCGACGCCCCGGTCGGGCAGATCTTCGCCGAGGGCGCCAAGACCCTGAAGCCGGTCTACATGGGCCCGAAGAACCAGGCGGTCCGGACCGAGGTGGAGAACGCCGTCCGCACCGTCGAGCTCGGTCAGCGCAGCCCCGAGGAGGGCTGGAAGGACGCGGTGAACAACGCCAAGAAGGCCGCCGACAAGTGA
- a CDS encoding maleylpyruvate isomerase N-terminal domain-containing protein: MSRPHVSKDFWIGALRTEGPAFAAAVAEAPPETPVLSRPGWTVTDLVLDLAGAYRFAHERVAAGQAVAPAVPRPERPEVPAGSTPAQVWQESYNRLLALFDGLDPEVPAWNWAPQPKRAGFWLRRTAHETAIHRWEAQLAIAAGEPIEAKLAADGVSEVLDTFLPAGRRPTPGQWRGVVQLVATDAGQEWFLRLRGEGVALLDTGTILDHDDHHARAHAAGTASDLLLALRGRVDFDTLKVTGDRSLLAGLRVV; this comes from the coding sequence ATGAGCAGACCGCACGTCAGCAAGGATTTCTGGATCGGCGCGCTCCGGACAGAGGGCCCGGCGTTCGCCGCCGCCGTGGCCGAGGCGCCGCCGGAGACGCCCGTCCTCTCCCGCCCTGGCTGGACGGTCACCGATCTCGTCCTGGATCTCGCCGGGGCCTACCGGTTCGCGCACGAGCGGGTCGCCGCGGGGCAGGCCGTCGCCCCGGCGGTGCCGCGCCCGGAGCGGCCCGAGGTGCCCGCCGGCTCCACCCCGGCGCAGGTCTGGCAGGAGTCGTACAACCGGCTGCTGGCGCTCTTCGACGGCCTGGACCCGGAGGTGCCGGCGTGGAACTGGGCGCCGCAGCCGAAGCGGGCCGGGTTCTGGCTGCGCCGGACGGCGCACGAGACCGCGATCCACCGCTGGGAGGCGCAGCTCGCCATCGCGGCGGGTGAGCCGATCGAGGCGAAGCTCGCCGCCGACGGGGTGAGCGAGGTGCTGGACACCTTCCTGCCGGCCGGCCGGCGTCCGACGCCGGGTCAGTGGCGCGGGGTGGTGCAGCTGGTGGCGACCGACGCGGGCCAGGAGTGGTTCCTGCGGCTGCGTGGCGAGGGGGTGGCACTGTTGGACACCGGCACCATCCTCGACCACGACGACCACCACGCGCGGGCGCACGCGGCGGGCACCGCCAGCGACCTGCTGCTGGCGCTGCGGGGCCGGGTGGACTTCGACACCCTGAAGGTGACCGGGGACCGCTCGCTGCTGGCGGGGCTGCGGGTGGTCTGA